In the Sphingobacterium sp. PCS056 genome, CGGTAGATCCAGAGGAGGTTGAAGGAGAATCGATTTTTAATGCCACCAACTATAATGGCGGTCGTACAGGTGTTGGTACTCCAACATTCAAAAGTGCATCATTTGGTGTTCAGTTAAACTTTTAATATTTGAAAAATGAAATTAAATAAACATATTATAGCAGTTTTACTGTCTACGGCAGGTTTAGTTTCTTGTAATAAGGACTTATTAGATCGCTCAGAGACAACGAAAGTGATTGATGCTGAATTTTGGAGAAATCAAAGCGATATCAGATTGTACGCAAATGATTTTTATACAAACTTTTTTGTAGGGTATAATTCAGGATTTGGCGTTGCTTTTGCTCCGCTTAGAGGGTATAACTGGGCGGATGATTTTACATCTGAAGGGACGCAAGCAAGTTTTGAATCCACAGTACCTACAACGCGAGGTTCTTCTTCTGCTACTACTGAAATGTTAACTCAATATGCAGGGCCTTCTTGGAACTTCTATTGGGTTCGTAAAGCAAATGTGATGTTGAATCGCATAGAAAATAAAGCAAAACCTAATTTATCTCCAGAAGAGTATAACCATTGGACAGCAGTTGCTAAATTTTTCAGAGCTTTTGAATATTCTCGTTTAGTTGGAGTATTTGGAGATGTTCCTTATTTTGATGCGGAAGTCGATCCAAAGGATTTTGATACCATGTACAAAGCTCGTACGCCAAGAACGGAGGTGATGGATAAAGTGTATGATGACTGCAAGTATGTATTGGAGAATATGCGCATAGATGATGGTAAAGGGTATGTGGGTCGTTATACAGCTGCTGCTTTAATCTCAAATTGGATGTTATTTGAAGGTACTTGGGAACATTACCACAATGTGGATAAAACGAGAGCAAAAAAGTTTTTAGAGTTAGCAGTTGAAGCTTCTCAATATGTGATGAATTCTGGTAAATATTCTTTTGGTAGTGATTTCAAAAGTTTATTTGCATCGGAGGATTTGAGTAGTAATCCTGAGGTGATTTTCTTTAGAGCTTATAATGATGCCGTAAAGGTGACACATGCAATTGGTTCTTATAGTAATGGCAATGAAGGACAAGATAAAGCTTCAAACCTGAATCTATTAAAATCTTTTATTTGTAATGATGGTCAAGTTTGGCAAAACTCCACAACTGCTAAAGCCGGTGACTTTTCATTAAAAGCATTAGCATCTTCTAGAGATCCAAGATTTGAGGCAACTTTTATGGATACGGTCAATACCGCTGCTGTAACTTTAGCCTATGTTCATAAATTTTCAGGAAGAGATGCCTTGACTTATATTGGTAAAACCTATCCTGCGAAATGGACAAGTAATACCAATACAAATGATGCTCCTGTAGCGCGTTTAGCTGAGGTAGTATTGAATTGGATTGAGGCTAAACAAGTATTAGCGGAAAATTATGGCGGTGCTGCTGTAGGTCAAAATGACTTGGATAAATCTATTAATGCAATCAGGAATAGACCTTTAGATGCTGATGCAACTAGAAAAGGTATTAAGAAAACAGCGCCATTACTATTATCTGCTATTCCAAACGATCCTACTCGTGATGGTGATGTGTCTCCATTGATGTGGGAAATACGTCGTGAACGTCGTATGGAATTTGTATACGAAGGATCTCGTCTGAATGATATCAGACGCTGGAAGAAATTGGATTATATGAATTTTAACAAGCCTGATTATACTGCAGGTCCATGGATCAATGCTCTGAAAGATTTACCTAAAAATGCTGCAGGTACTAATTTGGCAGATTCTTATAAGAATAAGTTAAAAGTTATGAAGGCAGATGGTACCGTTGTTACATTTAATGGTACAAATGCTAGTGATTTAGTTGGTTACTATGTTGTTGCAAATTTTGCAAATCGTGTAGCATTTACAGAGCGTTCATATATGTCTCCAGTTGGACTTAATCAGGTTCAGCAATATGTGGATAGAGGATATACATTAACACAAACAGTAGGTTGGTAATTATCGACTACTGAGTTAATAAAGAGCCACTTCATTTTGAAGTGGCTCTTTTTATATAACACAAATTTCATAATTTCTGCATACTTTTCATGCCGATCTAAATACCTGTTTTTAATAATTCTATCGGTATACTCACTCTCCCTCTTCTTAAATATATGATTACAATATTCTACAGGATTATTATGATATAACTCCTGTCAAATATGTATATAATGGATTTTATTTAATACACGATGATAGAGTTTTTATCACAAATTGAATTCCACTTTCATAATGGAATGCTAGGCTTATCTGCCCCATTATTCAAAACAAATTTTATCTTGCTTTTTTATGCGTTAGTAATATTTTATTTCACGCTAAAAAACGTATAAAAACGCAATAAAATTTTATATTTAATATTATAAGCTTATATTAGTATATATTTATGCGTTTTTCAGACATTTCCAAGTGTTGAAACATGCATAATCTAACCAAAAAAAGTAAAACCAATTTTTTAAATTATTATTCCGATTATGAGAAAATCTCTATTATTCTCAGTTGCTGCAGGTTTAATTAGTTATCCCGATGCTCATGCGAGTGGCGTATCTAAAATTACTAATCTTGCAGCTACTACCTCTGAATTTTCAAGTAGAATCTTTCAAAATACGGTACAAGGTAAAGTTTTGGGACCTTCTGGTCCTATTGCTGGAGCTACTGTAACTGTTGTTGGTACAAAGAATTCTACAATGACTGATTTAGAAGGCAATTTTAAAATTGTAGCTCCCATAGGAGCTACTCTTCGCATATCTATTGTTGGATACAAGTCTAGGGATATTAATGTCACATCAAATACGCTGTCTACGGCATTGGAAATTAATGAAAGTGCTTTGGATGAAGTTGTTGTAGTTGGCTATGGTTCTCAAAAGAAATCAAATTTAACAGGCGCAGTTTCAACTGTAAATGTTGAAAAAGTTTTGGGAAGTAGACCTATTCCTGATGTAGCAAGAGGTTTGCAAGGGACAATTCCAGGTCTTTCTATTGTTGTTCCATCTGGAGAAGTTGGCTCCGATCCAATAATGAAAATTCGTGGTCAAATTGCTTCGATAAATGGATCAAGTAATCCTCTTATTTTAGTAGATAATGTCGAAATTCCTAGTGTCAATCTTATTAATCCGAATGATATTGAATCGGTCACTGTACTAAAAGATGCAGCTTCAAGTTCAATTTATGGAGCAAAGGCAGCCTTTGGTGTGATATTGATCACGACAAAAAAAGGTGCTAACACAGACTCGAATGTGGTCACTTATTCTACAAACTTATCTTTGCAATCTCCGTTTAAGCCTATTGAAATTGCAGGAATTGACGGTTTAGAATATACATTGGAAGCGCATGAAAACATGAAAGCAAGTGGACCTGCTGGTGGATTTTGGCGTGTAAGTAGAGAAAGTTTTGAAAAAGTTAAAGAATGGCAGCAAAAATATGGCAGTACTGTCGGTAATTATGACCCGGTTCTGTATGGCCGTGATTGGTACTATGAAGGTGGAGAAAAATATGGCTTAAGGTTGTATGATCCTGCGGCAGTGATGATTAAGGATAATGCTTTTTCTCAAATTCATAATTTGGGATTGAATGGGAAAAGTAATAAAACAACCTATAATTTAAGTTCAGGGTACCTTGGTCAGCAAGGAATGATGAAACCTGCTCAACATGATGACTATACTCGTTTTAATGCAACATTAAATCTCTCGACAAAAGTAAGCGATTTTTTGACGGTTAGAGGTGGGGCAATGTATTCAGATGGAACTAAGCGATTTCCTAATTCGACTACTGGATTTACATCTGATCCTTGGCTCTATTTATATAGATGGAGCCGGTTATTTCCAATAGCAGCACAACAAAATGGTGTGGATGTGAGGGATCCTTATTTTGACACAAAGAATGCACATGATGCTATTAGAACCAATCGATATCTGAATCTGAATTTGGGATCGACTTTAAATGTGACAAAAAATTGGGACATCCAATTGGACTATGCATACAGTACTCAAAATAATACGGATAAATCTTCGATGCCTACATCTACCGGGGCATGGCATTGGTATGCTCCAATTGCAAGTGTTGATGCTGACGGCTGGCCGATTTATGTCGATGAGGATGGTGTAGCGACAGATACTGGAGGCATTCCCTCTTATCAGTTTCCTGTAGAACAATATATAGGAAAAGATCAAACCTATATATCCAGATCAAATTACTTTTCAAAAAAACATACGTTCAATGCCTTTTCAACCTATAATTTGAACATTCAATATAAGCATGATTTTAAGTTTATGGTTGGGACAAATATTGTATCCAATTTATGGGAGAGTAATTATGCAAAAAGAACCAATTTAATGAATGAGCAAAATCCGCAATTCAATTTTGCTGTAGGTACTGAGACTTCTGGTGGTGATAAATATTGGGAATCACAAGCAGGATTTTTTGGACGCTTAAATTATGCATATGATAATAAATATTTGCTTGAAGCTAATTTGAGATATGATGGTGCTTCCAAATTTCCCAAACATCTACGCTGGAGATGGTTCCCTTCATTTTCTGCTGGCTGGGTAATTTCAAATGAACGCTTTATGGAGCCATTGAACCCCGTACTAAGCTTTGCTAAATTCCGTGGTTCTTGGGGAAGTATTGGTGATCAGTCTATAAGTAATGCCATGTATGTTCCCACTATGGCCATAGCGAAAAATAGCTGGCTAACGAGTTCTGGAAATCAATTTTTTCAGCTTGGGACACCCTTAGCTATTTCTGATGCAATTATGTGGCAGGATATTGAACATATTAATCTTGGTGCCGATTTGCGATTTTTTAATAATAAGTTGGGGCTTGTCATGGAATTGTATGAGCGTAGCACAAAAAATATGATCGTAGGCGGTGATGCTTTGCCTGCAACATTTGGTACTGGGGCTCCACAAGGAAATTATGGAAATTTAAGAACAAGAGGTTGGGAACTTTCCGCAGATTACAGTCACAAATTTAAAAATGGTTTACGATTAAATTTTAATGCCAATATTGCTGATGCAATTTCTGTAGTGACAAAAGGGGTCGACTGGAAAGATAATTGGGAAGATAGGAGATTGTCCACCAGTTATTCAACAGGAAGAAGATACGGGGATATTTATGGTTTCGTGACTGATCGCTTGTATCAAAAGGAAGATTTTATGTATGATGAGCAAGGGAAGTTTATGCAAACTACAATTGTTAGAGACGGTTCATCAAAAGTTACTAATATGCTGGCAGGCAATAATCCTGTTTATCAAACATATTTTGAAGATGGTAATCAAATCCTACTGATGAGCCCAGGTGATGTGAAATTTGTTGACGTTAATGGTGACGGATATATTGATGCAGGAAAAGGGGTGAACGGTGATACTGGTGATATGGTTGTTATTGGAAATTCTACGCCTAGATATGATTTTGGGTTTAGGGTGGGTGCGGAATATAGAGGATTTGATTTGTCTTTGTTTTTTCAGGGAATCGGAAAAAGAAGTATCTGGGGTGACGGTCAATTGGCTATTCCGGGCTATCATGTTAAAGACGGAGCCATGCCTCAAGCAATTGCTGAGGATTTTTGGAAAGAGGATCGTACAGATGCATTCTATCCAAGAGCATGGAATCTTAATGGATCTAATTCTGGCTACGTGATGAGACCGCAGACTCGGTATATGTTGGATATGTCCTATTTCAAAATTAAAAATATAACGTTAGGATACGCTGTTTCACAGACGGCATTAAGGAAAATTCACTTAAAAAATGCTCGTATTTATGTCTCACTTGAGAATTTTTTCACTTTCGATAATTTAAGAGGCCTTCCAATCGATCCTGAAACTATCTCTGGAAATTCTATGTTACAGTCTGGTGGAAATTATAATCTAGGGCGTACTGGGGCTGGTAACCCTTCTTTTAAATCTGCATCAATGGGTATTCAAATAGGTTTGTAATAAAAATGAAAAATAACATGAAAATCAAATATAATTTTATTTTAATCCTCCTTTCGCTTTCATTTTCGGGATGTGAAAAATTCTTAGACCGACCTCAGTTAACAAGTGAAAATG is a window encoding:
- a CDS encoding RagB/SusD family nutrient uptake outer membrane protein yields the protein MKLNKHIIAVLLSTAGLVSCNKDLLDRSETTKVIDAEFWRNQSDIRLYANDFYTNFFVGYNSGFGVAFAPLRGYNWADDFTSEGTQASFESTVPTTRGSSSATTEMLTQYAGPSWNFYWVRKANVMLNRIENKAKPNLSPEEYNHWTAVAKFFRAFEYSRLVGVFGDVPYFDAEVDPKDFDTMYKARTPRTEVMDKVYDDCKYVLENMRIDDGKGYVGRYTAAALISNWMLFEGTWEHYHNVDKTRAKKFLELAVEASQYVMNSGKYSFGSDFKSLFASEDLSSNPEVIFFRAYNDAVKVTHAIGSYSNGNEGQDKASNLNLLKSFICNDGQVWQNSTTAKAGDFSLKALASSRDPRFEATFMDTVNTAAVTLAYVHKFSGRDALTYIGKTYPAKWTSNTNTNDAPVARLAEVVLNWIEAKQVLAENYGGAAVGQNDLDKSINAIRNRPLDADATRKGIKKTAPLLLSAIPNDPTRDGDVSPLMWEIRRERRMEFVYEGSRLNDIRRWKKLDYMNFNKPDYTAGPWINALKDLPKNAAGTNLADSYKNKLKVMKADGTVVTFNGTNASDLVGYYVVANFANRVAFTERSYMSPVGLNQVQQYVDRGYTLTQTVGW
- a CDS encoding SusC/RagA family TonB-linked outer membrane protein — translated: MRKSLLFSVAAGLISYPDAHASGVSKITNLAATTSEFSSRIFQNTVQGKVLGPSGPIAGATVTVVGTKNSTMTDLEGNFKIVAPIGATLRISIVGYKSRDINVTSNTLSTALEINESALDEVVVVGYGSQKKSNLTGAVSTVNVEKVLGSRPIPDVARGLQGTIPGLSIVVPSGEVGSDPIMKIRGQIASINGSSNPLILVDNVEIPSVNLINPNDIESVTVLKDAASSSIYGAKAAFGVILITTKKGANTDSNVVTYSTNLSLQSPFKPIEIAGIDGLEYTLEAHENMKASGPAGGFWRVSRESFEKVKEWQQKYGSTVGNYDPVLYGRDWYYEGGEKYGLRLYDPAAVMIKDNAFSQIHNLGLNGKSNKTTYNLSSGYLGQQGMMKPAQHDDYTRFNATLNLSTKVSDFLTVRGGAMYSDGTKRFPNSTTGFTSDPWLYLYRWSRLFPIAAQQNGVDVRDPYFDTKNAHDAIRTNRYLNLNLGSTLNVTKNWDIQLDYAYSTQNNTDKSSMPTSTGAWHWYAPIASVDADGWPIYVDEDGVATDTGGIPSYQFPVEQYIGKDQTYISRSNYFSKKHTFNAFSTYNLNIQYKHDFKFMVGTNIVSNLWESNYAKRTNLMNEQNPQFNFAVGTETSGGDKYWESQAGFFGRLNYAYDNKYLLEANLRYDGASKFPKHLRWRWFPSFSAGWVISNERFMEPLNPVLSFAKFRGSWGSIGDQSISNAMYVPTMAIAKNSWLTSSGNQFFQLGTPLAISDAIMWQDIEHINLGADLRFFNNKLGLVMELYERSTKNMIVGGDALPATFGTGAPQGNYGNLRTRGWELSADYSHKFKNGLRLNFNANIADAISVVTKGVDWKDNWEDRRLSTSYSTGRRYGDIYGFVTDRLYQKEDFMYDEQGKFMQTTIVRDGSSKVTNMLAGNNPVYQTYFEDGNQILLMSPGDVKFVDVNGDGYIDAGKGVNGDTGDMVVIGNSTPRYDFGFRVGAEYRGFDLSLFFQGIGKRSIWGDGQLAIPGYHVKDGAMPQAIAEDFWKEDRTDAFYPRAWNLNGSNSGYVMRPQTRYMLDMSYFKIKNITLGYAVSQTALRKIHLKNARIYVSLENFFTFDNLRGLPIDPETISGNSMLQSGGNYNLGRTGAGNPSFKSASMGIQIGL